One segment of Burkholderia multivorans ATCC BAA-247 DNA contains the following:
- a CDS encoding MarR family winged helix-turn-helix transcriptional regulator — MSEGVYGNQAAGRVTHSLLRLSTAMRSEAWDWAEGAGLTPTQGEILVLLLQRKGPMRLGEIARETQLTAATTSDAVSTLEMKGLVEKRRALDDGRALAVRLSARGRTAAKKALQWPEFLTKAVGKLGADEQGALYRALLKTLRELQVAGATPPQRMCLTCVHFQPSKPSKKAVHHCASFGTPLADGDLRLDCSMHEEADVATQKKTWKIFAG, encoded by the coding sequence ATGAGCGAAGGCGTTTACGGGAATCAGGCTGCGGGACGTGTGACCCACAGCCTGCTGCGGTTGAGTACGGCCATGCGGAGCGAGGCATGGGATTGGGCGGAAGGCGCCGGCCTCACGCCGACGCAGGGCGAAATCCTCGTGCTGCTGTTGCAACGCAAGGGCCCGATGCGGCTCGGCGAAATCGCGCGCGAGACGCAGCTCACCGCGGCTACCACGAGCGATGCGGTCAGCACGCTCGAGATGAAGGGGCTCGTCGAGAAGCGCCGCGCGCTCGACGACGGCCGCGCGCTTGCCGTGCGCCTGTCGGCACGCGGCCGCACGGCCGCGAAGAAGGCGCTGCAATGGCCGGAATTCCTGACGAAGGCGGTCGGCAAGCTCGGTGCGGACGAGCAGGGCGCGTTGTACCGCGCGCTGCTGAAGACGCTGCGCGAGCTGCAGGTCGCCGGCGCGACGCCGCCGCAGCGCATGTGCCTCACGTGCGTGCATTTCCAGCCGTCGAAGCCGTCGAAGAAGGCCGTGCATCACTGCGCATCGTTCGGTACGCCGCTCGCGGACGGCGATCTGCGTCTCGACTGTTCGATGCACGAAGAAGCCGACGTGGCCACGCAGAAAAAGACCTGGAAGATTTTCGCAGGCTGA
- a CDS encoding glutamine amidotransferase, giving the protein MNAEVVAIRHVHFEDLGSFEQVLGERGRRVRYVDVGSSRVEVLDALEPSLLVVLGGPLSVYDDAQYPTIAPLAALVKQRIDATLPILGICLGAQFIARALGARVYPAAQVELGWSPLTLTDAGRASPLRHLDGATTSMLHWHGDTFDLPGGAIHLASTPACRHQAFSWGQHVLALQCHPEIRADRFEPWLIANAGEIASTPGIDARQLRDDTAQHGPTLEIAARTMFGEWLDSVGL; this is encoded by the coding sequence ATGAACGCTGAAGTCGTGGCGATCCGCCACGTGCATTTCGAGGATCTCGGCAGTTTCGAGCAGGTGCTCGGCGAGCGCGGCCGGCGTGTGCGCTACGTCGACGTCGGCTCGTCCCGCGTCGAGGTGCTCGATGCGCTCGAACCGTCGCTGCTCGTCGTGCTCGGCGGCCCGCTCAGCGTCTACGACGACGCGCAGTATCCGACGATCGCGCCGCTCGCGGCGCTCGTGAAGCAGCGGATCGATGCCACGCTGCCGATTCTCGGCATCTGCCTCGGTGCACAGTTCATCGCCCGCGCGCTCGGCGCGCGCGTCTATCCGGCCGCGCAGGTCGAACTCGGCTGGTCGCCGCTGACGCTGACCGACGCCGGCCGCGCATCGCCGCTGCGTCATCTCGACGGCGCGACGACGTCGATGCTCCACTGGCACGGCGATACGTTCGATCTGCCGGGCGGTGCGATTCATCTCGCCTCGACGCCGGCCTGCCGGCATCAGGCGTTCTCGTGGGGCCAGCATGTGCTCGCGCTGCAATGCCATCCGGAGATCCGTGCGGATCGCTTCGAACCCTGGCTGATCGCGAACGCGGGCGAGATCGCATCGACGCCCGGTATCGACGCGCGACAGCTGCGCGACGATACCGCGCAGCACGGGCCGACGCTCGAAATCGCGGCGCGCACGATGTTCGGCGAATGGCTCGACAGCGTCGGGCTCTGA
- a CDS encoding NADH:flavin oxidoreductase/NADH oxidase has protein sequence MTALFSPFTLRGVTLPNRIVISPMCQYSAERGEATDWHMIHLGHLALSGAALLCIEATAVEPDGRITHGDLGLWDDATEAALKPVLAAIRRYSPIRVAMQLSHAGRKASSEVPWKGGQLVPVADGGWLPHAPSAVPHKDGETPPLALDAAGLNRVREAFAASAKRAARLGIDAIEVHAAHGYLLHQFLSPLANRRTDEYGGSRENRMRFPLEIFDIVRAAFPEDRPVGVRVSATDWVEGGWELEDTIAFAHELKRRGCDWIDVSSGGVSPLQKIPLSPGYQVPFAQAVKRAVDMPTIAVGLINEPAHANRLIEAGDADFVAMARAMLYDPRWPWHAAAELGAQVSAPPQYWRSQPREYKALFGDIAFGQR, from the coding sequence ATGACTGCGCTGTTTTCACCGTTCACGCTGCGCGGCGTGACCCTACCGAACCGGATCGTGATTTCGCCGATGTGCCAGTATTCCGCGGAGCGCGGCGAAGCGACCGACTGGCACATGATTCACCTCGGCCATCTCGCGCTGTCCGGCGCGGCGCTGCTTTGCATCGAGGCGACCGCGGTCGAACCCGACGGCCGCATCACGCACGGCGACCTCGGCCTCTGGGACGACGCGACCGAAGCGGCGCTGAAGCCCGTCCTCGCCGCGATCCGCCGCTACTCGCCGATTCGCGTCGCGATGCAGCTGTCGCATGCGGGACGCAAGGCGTCGAGCGAGGTGCCGTGGAAAGGCGGGCAACTGGTGCCCGTCGCCGATGGCGGCTGGCTGCCGCACGCGCCGTCGGCCGTTCCGCACAAGGACGGCGAGACGCCGCCGCTCGCGCTCGACGCGGCCGGGCTGAACCGCGTCCGCGAGGCATTCGCTGCGTCCGCGAAACGTGCGGCGCGGCTCGGCATCGACGCGATCGAGGTGCATGCGGCGCACGGCTATCTGCTGCATCAGTTCCTGTCGCCGCTCGCGAACCGGCGCACCGACGAATACGGCGGCTCGCGCGAAAACCGGATGCGCTTCCCGCTCGAGATCTTCGACATCGTGCGTGCCGCGTTTCCGGAGGATCGGCCGGTCGGCGTGCGCGTGTCCGCCACCGACTGGGTCGAAGGCGGCTGGGAGCTCGAGGACACGATCGCGTTCGCGCACGAACTGAAGCGCCGCGGCTGCGACTGGATCGACGTGTCGTCGGGCGGCGTATCGCCGTTGCAGAAGATTCCGCTGTCGCCCGGCTATCAGGTGCCGTTCGCGCAGGCCGTGAAGCGCGCGGTCGACATGCCGACGATCGCGGTCGGCCTCATCAACGAGCCCGCGCATGCGAACCGGTTGATCGAAGCGGGCGATGCGGACTTCGTCGCGATGGCGCGTGCGATGCTGTACGACCCGCGCTGGCCGTGGCACGCGGCTGCCGAACTCGGCGCGCAGGTGTCGGCGCCGCCGCAGTACTGGCGCTCGCAGCCGCGCGAATACAAGGCGCTGTTCGGCGACATCGCATTCGGCCAGCGCTGA
- a CDS encoding SET domain-containing protein, protein MSSRRIAVRRSGVHGKGVFAVAPIKAGERVVEYKGERISWKEALRRHPHDPNEPNHTFYFALEEGGVIDGKVNGNSARWINHSCAPNCEAEEVGGRVYIHALRDIEPEEELFYDYGLVIDAKLTKKLKREYACHCGTDACRGTLLATSDESGKKKKKKDGKSDASAKDKSKDKKKKK, encoded by the coding sequence ATGAGTTCACGCAGGATCGCGGTGCGCCGCTCGGGAGTACACGGCAAGGGCGTATTCGCCGTGGCGCCGATCAAGGCCGGCGAGCGCGTAGTGGAATACAAGGGCGAGCGAATTTCGTGGAAGGAAGCGCTGCGCCGCCATCCGCACGATCCGAACGAACCGAACCACACGTTCTATTTCGCGCTCGAAGAGGGCGGCGTGATCGACGGCAAGGTCAACGGCAACAGCGCGCGCTGGATCAACCATTCGTGCGCGCCGAACTGCGAAGCGGAAGAAGTCGGCGGGCGCGTGTATATCCACGCGCTGCGCGACATCGAGCCGGAAGAAGAGCTGTTCTACGACTACGGTCTCGTGATCGACGCGAAGCTGACGAAAAAGCTGAAGCGCGAATATGCATGCCACTGCGGCACCGATGCGTGCCGCGGCACGCTGCTCGCCACGTCGGACGAGAGCGGCAAGAAGAAAAAGAAGAAGGACGGCAAGTCCGACGCGTCCGCGAAGGACAAGTCGAAGGACAAGAAAAAGAAGAAGTAG
- a CDS encoding sensor histidine kinase: MSSDPAVTSLRRSLLRRLAAPLSMLALMSGLIAYWLAWQYTQHVIDRSLADLATAISKQIQIAGPDAPFTVPPLAQAMFSDPAEALIYRISDGEQELAGDPKLPLQGINVRRMHHAYVFEAEYDNRAVRVAQVRVDNVEGGKPMVVEVAQPVRHRYRIAAEFLVAIMMPLLLLLLAGWGIVWRVVNQQLGPLTHLADSLNRQTHTSLEPVDETDVPLEIRPLTSAMNALLGRLKTALDAQRKFIADAAHQLRTPLTAVKLHAEQAAVARDTQQTYAALRELRAAADRAVRLSNQLLSLARAEPGEQAARFVDVDLAAMAFETGAEWVPRALAAHVDLGFQRSDDPGEDETLPVRGNPVLLREVIANLLDNALKYVPLARPSGARITVNVARGTLDDGQPAAEIVVEDNGPGVPANQQADLFKRFFRGDAHNGNGVETGAGLGLAIVHDIVAMHGGTVSYEDAPEGGSRFVVKVPLAARAAKPVSATPAAAPTH; the protein is encoded by the coding sequence ATGTCTTCTGATCCGGCTGTGACCAGCCTGCGCCGCTCGCTGCTGCGGCGCCTCGCCGCGCCGCTGTCGATGCTCGCGCTGATGAGCGGCCTGATTGCGTACTGGCTCGCGTGGCAATACACGCAGCACGTGATCGACCGCTCGCTCGCCGATCTCGCGACCGCCATCTCGAAACAGATCCAGATCGCCGGCCCCGACGCGCCGTTTACGGTGCCGCCGCTCGCGCAGGCGATGTTCTCCGATCCGGCCGAAGCGCTGATCTACCGGATCAGCGACGGCGAGCAGGAACTCGCCGGCGATCCGAAGCTGCCGCTGCAGGGCATCAACGTGCGGCGCATGCATCATGCATACGTGTTCGAAGCGGAATACGACAACCGCGCGGTACGCGTGGCGCAGGTGCGCGTCGACAACGTCGAAGGCGGCAAGCCGATGGTCGTCGAAGTCGCGCAGCCGGTGCGGCACCGCTACCGCATCGCGGCGGAATTCCTCGTCGCGATCATGATGCCGCTGCTGCTGCTGCTGCTCGCGGGCTGGGGGATCGTGTGGCGCGTCGTCAACCAGCAGCTCGGCCCGCTCACGCATCTCGCCGATTCGCTGAACCGGCAGACGCATACGTCGCTCGAGCCGGTCGACGAAACCGACGTGCCGCTCGAAATCCGGCCGCTGACGAGCGCGATGAACGCGCTGCTCGGCCGCCTGAAGACCGCCCTCGACGCGCAGCGCAAGTTCATCGCCGACGCCGCACACCAGCTACGCACACCGCTCACGGCCGTGAAACTGCACGCGGAGCAGGCCGCGGTCGCGCGCGATACGCAGCAGACGTATGCCGCGTTGCGCGAGCTGCGCGCGGCGGCCGACCGCGCGGTGCGGCTCTCGAATCAGCTGCTGTCGCTCGCGCGCGCGGAGCCCGGCGAACAGGCCGCACGCTTCGTCGATGTCGACCTCGCGGCGATGGCATTCGAGACCGGTGCCGAATGGGTGCCGCGCGCGCTCGCCGCGCATGTCGATCTCGGCTTCCAGCGCAGCGACGATCCCGGCGAGGACGAGACGCTGCCGGTGCGCGGCAATCCGGTGCTGCTGCGTGAAGTGATCGCGAACCTGCTCGACAACGCGCTGAAATATGTACCGCTCGCCCGGCCGAGCGGCGCGCGGATCACGGTGAACGTCGCGCGCGGCACGCTCGACGACGGCCAGCCGGCCGCGGAAATCGTCGTCGAGGACAACGGCCCCGGCGTGCCGGCGAACCAGCAGGCCGACCTGTTCAAGCGCTTCTTCCGCGGCGATGCGCACAACGGCAACGGCGTCGAAACGGGAGCGGGGCTCGGTCTCGCGATCGTCCACGACATCGTGGCGATGCACGGCGGCACGGTGTCCTACGAGGATGCACCGGAAGGCGGTTCGCGCTTCGTCGTGAAGGTGCCGCTCGCGGCACGCGCGGCGAAGCCGGTCAGCGCGACGCCGGCCGCCGCACCGACGCACTGA
- a CDS encoding response regulator, which produces MRLLLIEDDRPIARGIQSSLEQAGFTVDMVHDGIFAEQALAQNRHELVILDLGLPGIDGMTLLTRFRQTNRHTPVIVLTARDELNDRIQGLNSGADDYMLKPFEPAELEARIRAVMRRSGPHSDMPRPEVSLGGVRLSGVDRRIFNDDKPLELSPREFAVLEMLLLRHGRVVSKAQLQDHLTHFGGDLGDTAIEVYVHRVRKKLEQCRVEIVTVRGFGYLLQEIRQTASV; this is translated from the coding sequence ATGCGACTCCTTCTGATCGAAGACGACCGCCCCATCGCACGCGGTATCCAGAGCAGCCTCGAACAGGCTGGCTTCACCGTCGACATGGTGCACGACGGCATCTTTGCCGAACAGGCGCTGGCACAAAACCGCCACGAACTCGTAATCCTCGACCTCGGCCTGCCGGGCATCGACGGAATGACGCTGCTCACGCGCTTTCGCCAGACCAACCGCCACACGCCCGTCATCGTGCTGACCGCGCGCGACGAACTGAACGACCGCATCCAGGGCCTGAATTCCGGCGCCGACGACTACATGCTGAAGCCGTTCGAACCGGCCGAGCTCGAAGCGCGGATCCGCGCGGTGATGCGCCGCAGCGGCCCGCACAGCGACATGCCGCGTCCGGAAGTGTCGCTCGGCGGCGTCCGCCTGTCGGGCGTCGATCGCCGCATCTTCAACGACGACAAGCCGCTCGAACTGTCGCCGCGCGAATTCGCGGTGCTCGAAATGCTGCTGCTGCGTCACGGCCGTGTCGTCAGCAAGGCGCAGCTGCAGGATCACCTCACGCACTTCGGCGGCGATCTCGGCGACACCGCGATCGAAGTCTACGTGCACCGCGTGCGCAAGAAACTCGAACAGTGCCGCGTCGAAATCGTGACCGTGCGCGGCTTCGGCTACCTGCTGCAGGAAATCCGCCAGACGGCCAGCGTCTGA
- a CDS encoding DUF3717 domain-containing protein, giving the protein MSDISIHDLEAAINFWRARSPSSGDELKLCEEASALSKPYALLIVQRESALQLEGLDPKARKAYETYVRLKDGLES; this is encoded by the coding sequence ATGTCCGATATTTCGATCCACGATCTCGAAGCCGCGATCAATTTCTGGCGCGCCCGCTCGCCGTCGAGCGGCGACGAACTCAAACTCTGCGAAGAGGCCAGCGCGCTCTCCAAGCCGTATGCGCTGCTGATTGTACAGCGCGAAAGCGCGCTGCAACTGGAAGGTTTGGACCCCAAGGCGCGGAAAGCGTACGAGACTTACGTGCGCCTTAAGGACGGCTTGGAAAGCTGA
- a CDS encoding 4a-hydroxytetrahydrobiopterin dehydratase encodes MVHKLTSEERKTRLERLPQWSAVPGRDAIQRSLRFADFNEAFGFMTRVAIKAQEMNHHPEWFNVYNRVDVTLSTHDADGLTQRDIELALFIDAVAAQARPAS; translated from the coding sequence ATGGTCCACAAGCTCACATCAGAAGAACGCAAGACGCGACTCGAACGCCTGCCGCAGTGGTCGGCGGTGCCGGGCCGCGATGCGATCCAGCGCAGCCTGCGCTTCGCCGATTTCAACGAAGCGTTCGGCTTCATGACGCGCGTTGCAATCAAGGCACAGGAAATGAATCATCATCCGGAATGGTTCAACGTCTACAACCGCGTCGACGTGACGCTGTCGACACACGACGCCGACGGTCTCACCCAACGCGACATCGAACTGGCCCTCTTCATCGACGCGGTCGCCGCACAGGCGCGTCCGGCGAGCTGA
- the phhA gene encoding phenylalanine 4-monooxygenase, whose product MSTVVTAKLQEQFDAGLETRADFTIDQPLQRYGRVDHAVWQQLYARQSALLRGRACDAFVAGLGKIDLPADRVPSFADVNRQLMPATGWQIVAVPGLVPDRVFFEHLANRRFPVTWWMRRPDQLDYLQEPDCFHDLFGHVPLLIEPVFADYMQAYGRIALAVADDEAALARLARLYWYTVEFGLIRDGRGPGGLSIYGAGIVSSKGESLYSVESAAPNRLGFDLERVMRTRYRIDTFQKTYFVIDDFAQLFALAELDGRALAARLAGLPEFDAGAVLDTDRVLHRGTGEGWPDDADA is encoded by the coding sequence ATGTCCACCGTCGTCACCGCGAAACTGCAGGAGCAGTTCGATGCGGGCCTCGAAACCCGCGCCGATTTCACCATCGACCAGCCGCTGCAGCGTTACGGCCGCGTCGACCACGCGGTGTGGCAGCAGCTCTATGCGCGCCAGTCGGCGCTGCTGCGCGGGCGCGCATGCGACGCGTTCGTCGCCGGGCTCGGCAAGATCGACCTGCCGGCCGATCGCGTGCCGTCGTTCGCGGACGTGAACCGTCAGCTGATGCCCGCAACGGGCTGGCAGATCGTCGCGGTACCGGGCCTCGTGCCCGATCGCGTGTTCTTCGAACACCTCGCGAACCGGCGCTTTCCGGTTACCTGGTGGATGCGTCGCCCCGATCAGCTCGACTACCTGCAGGAGCCCGACTGCTTCCACGACCTGTTCGGCCACGTGCCGCTGCTGATCGAGCCCGTTTTTGCCGACTACATGCAGGCATACGGCCGCATCGCGCTCGCGGTCGCGGACGACGAAGCGGCGCTCGCGCGCCTCGCGCGGCTCTACTGGTATACGGTCGAATTCGGACTGATCCGCGACGGGCGCGGCCCCGGCGGGCTATCGATCTACGGCGCCGGCATCGTGTCGAGCAAGGGCGAGAGCCTGTACAGCGTCGAAAGCGCGGCGCCGAACCGGCTCGGCTTCGATCTCGAGCGCGTGATGCGCACGCGTTACCGGATCGATACGTTCCAGAAGACCTACTTCGTGATCGACGACTTCGCGCAGCTGTTCGCGCTGGCGGAGCTCGACGGCCGCGCGCTTGCCGCGCGCCTCGCGGGACTGCCGGAGTTCGACGCCGGCGCGGTGCTCGATACCGACCGCGTGCTGCATCGCGGCACCGGCGAAGGCTGGCCCGACGACGCCGACGCGTAA
- a CDS encoding Lrp/AsnC family transcriptional regulator, translated as MLELDHFDLALLDVLQRFGRATHQQLGEEVPLSPSQIGRRLQRLEAAGVIEGYRVMLRPEKLGLGVTAFTSLKLKHHGDSIIEQFQQQIDVLPEVLECHAVVGDADYLLRIVAPDLNALSQFVMKKLMRVPGVDSVRSNIVLTTFKRNGALPLAHLAPGAA; from the coding sequence ATGCTGGAACTCGATCACTTCGATCTCGCACTGCTGGACGTGCTGCAGCGCTTCGGCCGCGCGACGCATCAGCAGCTCGGCGAGGAAGTGCCGCTATCGCCGTCGCAGATCGGCCGCCGGCTGCAGCGGCTGGAGGCCGCCGGCGTGATCGAGGGGTATCGCGTGATGCTGCGGCCCGAAAAACTCGGGCTCGGCGTGACCGCGTTCACGAGCCTGAAGCTCAAGCATCACGGCGATTCGATCATCGAGCAGTTCCAGCAGCAGATCGACGTGTTGCCCGAAGTGCTCGAATGTCACGCGGTGGTCGGCGATGCCGACTATCTGCTGCGGATCGTCGCGCCGGATCTGAACGCGCTGTCGCAGTTCGTGATGAAGAAGCTGATGCGTGTGCCGGGCGTCGACAGCGTGCGTTCGAACATCGTGCTGACGACGTTCAAGCGCAACGGCGCGCTGCCGCTCGCGCATCTGGCGCCCGGCGCGGCCTGA
- a CDS encoding class IV adenylate cyclase: protein MARNIEIKARAREFDRLRERAAALATEAPLFYRQQDFFYDVPRGRLKLRRFDDGTPAELIFYQRDDRDGPKASYYTRSPVTNPDAMHALLATALTTRGIVTKERHVYLAGRTRIHLDRVDGLGDFIELEVVLGPDDDEAGGEAEAHDVFAKLGVAHDDLVALAYVDLLNAAERETAV, encoded by the coding sequence ATGGCCCGCAACATCGAGATCAAAGCCCGTGCCCGCGAATTCGACCGTCTGCGCGAACGCGCGGCCGCCCTGGCGACCGAAGCGCCGCTGTTCTACCGCCAGCAGGATTTCTTCTACGACGTGCCGCGCGGCCGGCTCAAGCTGCGCCGCTTCGACGACGGCACGCCGGCCGAGCTGATCTTCTACCAGCGCGACGATCGAGACGGCCCGAAGGCGTCGTACTACACGCGCAGCCCGGTGACGAACCCGGACGCGATGCACGCACTGCTCGCGACCGCGCTGACGACGCGCGGCATCGTCACGAAGGAGCGTCACGTGTATCTGGCCGGCCGCACGCGCATTCACCTCGATCGCGTCGACGGCCTCGGCGACTTCATCGAGCTCGAAGTCGTGCTCGGCCCCGACGACGACGAAGCAGGCGGCGAAGCGGAAGCGCACGACGTGTTCGCGAAGCTCGGCGTCGCGCATGACGATCTCGTCGCGCTCGCCTATGTCGACCTGCTGAACGCGGCCGAGCGCGAAACGGCCGTGTGA
- a CDS encoding LysR family transcriptional regulator gives MDLTLLRAFATVAREGNLTRAAAQLHLTQPAVSLQIKHLQETLGVALFTRTSRGLALTRDGQTLLPHAERALAAAADVERAAAALRHEVRGRLRIGTILDPGFLRLGGFLRALVETHPQIETALRHGMSGWVLDQVRAQALDVGYYIGRPGDDDPRDGAPFHTVTLTHFQYRVLAPAGWKERVQRAHDWRALAALPWIWTPPASAHNRLLSRRFAQAGVQPLKVAEVDQEQSMLDLVKSGIGLTLARDAIALAEAHAHALTIVERVTVPTELTFVTLAERRDEPAIAAALRLIEAQWAI, from the coding sequence ATGGATCTCACCCTGCTACGCGCGTTCGCGACGGTCGCCCGCGAAGGCAATCTGACGCGCGCGGCCGCGCAGCTGCATCTGACGCAGCCCGCTGTGAGCCTGCAGATCAAGCATCTGCAGGAGACGCTCGGCGTCGCGCTGTTCACGCGCACGTCGCGCGGGCTCGCGCTCACGCGCGACGGCCAGACGCTGCTGCCGCACGCGGAACGCGCGCTCGCGGCGGCCGCCGACGTCGAGCGCGCGGCAGCCGCGCTGCGCCACGAGGTGCGCGGCCGGCTGCGGATCGGCACGATTCTCGATCCGGGATTTCTGCGGCTCGGCGGCTTTCTGCGCGCGCTCGTCGAAACCCACCCGCAAATCGAGACCGCGCTGCGGCACGGGATGTCGGGCTGGGTGCTCGACCAGGTGCGCGCGCAGGCGCTCGATGTCGGCTACTACATCGGCCGGCCCGGCGACGACGATCCGCGCGACGGTGCGCCGTTCCATACGGTCACGCTCACGCATTTCCAGTACCGCGTGCTCGCGCCGGCCGGCTGGAAGGAACGCGTGCAGCGCGCGCACGACTGGCGCGCGCTCGCCGCGCTGCCGTGGATCTGGACGCCGCCCGCGTCGGCGCACAACCGACTGCTGTCGCGGCGCTTCGCGCAGGCCGGCGTGCAGCCGCTGAAGGTCGCCGAAGTCGATCAGGAGCAGTCGATGCTCGACCTCGTGAAATCGGGGATCGGTCTGACGCTCGCGCGCGACGCGATCGCGCTCGCCGAAGCGCACGCGCATGCGCTGACGATCGTCGAGCGCGTGACGGTGCCGACCGAGCTGACCTTCGTCACGCTCGCCGAGCGACGCGACGAACCGGCGATCGCGGCCGCGCTCAGGCTGATCGAAGCGCAGTGGGCAATATGA
- a CDS encoding GMC family oxidoreductase, which translates to MSTERTLEGEFDYVIVGAGTAGCVLANRLTEDPDVRVLLLEAGGKDDYHWIHIPVGYLYCIGNPRTDWLYKTQPEAGLNGRALSYPRGRVLGGCSSINGMIYMRGQRDDYDRWARETGDAGWSWDSVLPVFKRSEDHHAGASDAHGAGGYWRVEKQRLRWEILESFAQAAQQTGIPATDDFNRGDNTGVGYFEVNQKRGVRWNTSKAFLRPAMARANLTVITGAHAQRVIFEGRRAVGVEYRGGGTEYVARARIEVLLTSGAVNSPQLLELSGVGDGRRLQALGIDVVHDLPGVGENLQDHLQLRMAFRVQGVRTLNTLSARWWGKLMIGAEYALLQRGPMSMAPSQLGAFAKSDPDDPTLASPDLEYHVQPLSLDRFGEPLHSFNAFTASVCHLRPTSRGSVHVASADPHAAPVIAPNYLSTDYDRHVAANALRLTRRIASAPALARYRPEEILPGARYQTEAELQEAAGAVGTTIFHPVGTCRMGRADDPRAVVDSRLRVRGIAGLRIVDASVMPFITSGNTNSPTLMIAERASDIIRADRRAARDAAASVHTDAAVAPA; encoded by the coding sequence GTGAGTACGGAACGTACGCTCGAAGGCGAATTCGATTATGTGATCGTCGGCGCGGGCACGGCCGGCTGCGTGCTGGCCAACCGGCTGACCGAGGACCCGGACGTTCGCGTGCTGCTGCTCGAGGCGGGCGGCAAGGACGACTATCACTGGATTCATATCCCGGTCGGCTATCTGTATTGCATCGGCAATCCGCGCACCGACTGGCTGTACAAGACGCAGCCGGAAGCAGGGCTCAACGGCCGCGCGCTGTCGTATCCGCGCGGACGCGTGCTCGGCGGCTGTTCGTCGATCAACGGGATGATCTATATGCGCGGCCAGCGCGACGATTACGACCGCTGGGCGCGGGAAACCGGCGACGCCGGCTGGTCCTGGGACAGCGTGCTGCCGGTGTTCAAACGCAGCGAGGATCATCATGCCGGCGCGAGCGACGCGCACGGCGCGGGCGGCTACTGGCGCGTCGAGAAGCAGCGGCTGCGTTGGGAGATCCTCGAATCGTTCGCGCAGGCCGCGCAGCAGACGGGCATTCCGGCCACCGACGATTTCAATCGCGGCGACAACACGGGCGTCGGCTACTTCGAGGTGAACCAGAAGCGCGGCGTGCGCTGGAACACGTCGAAGGCATTCCTGCGGCCCGCGATGGCGCGCGCGAATCTGACCGTGATCACCGGCGCGCACGCGCAGCGCGTGATTTTCGAGGGGCGGCGTGCGGTCGGTGTCGAATATCGCGGGGGCGGCACCGAGTACGTCGCGCGTGCGCGCATCGAAGTGCTGCTCACGTCGGGTGCGGTGAATTCGCCGCAGCTGCTCGAGCTGTCCGGCGTCGGCGACGGCCGGCGGCTGCAGGCGCTCGGCATCGACGTCGTACACGATCTGCCGGGCGTCGGCGAAAACCTGCAGGACCACCTGCAGCTGCGCATGGCGTTTCGCGTGCAGGGCGTGCGCACGCTGAACACGCTGTCCGCGCGCTGGTGGGGCAAGCTGATGATCGGCGCCGAATATGCGCTGCTGCAGCGCGGGCCGATGTCGATGGCGCCGTCGCAGCTCGGCGCGTTCGCGAAATCCGATCCGGACGATCCGACGCTCGCGTCGCCCGATCTCGAGTATCACGTGCAGCCGCTGTCGCTCGACCGCTTCGGCGAGCCGCTGCACAGCTTCAATGCGTTCACGGCGTCCGTGTGTCATCTGCGGCCGACCTCGCGCGGCAGCGTGCATGTCGCGAGCGCCGATCCGCATGCGGCACCCGTGATCGCGCCGAACTATCTGTCGACCGACTACGACCGCCACGTCGCCGCCAACGCGCTGCGTCTCACGCGTCGCATCGCGTCCGCGCCGGCGCTCGCGCGCTACCGTCCCGAGGAAATCCTGCCGGGCGCGCGCTATCAGACCGAAGCCGAGCTGCAGGAAGCGGCCGGCGCGGTCGGCACGACGATCTTCCATCCGGTCGGCACGTGTCGCATGGGACGCGCGGACGATCCGCGCGCGGTCGTCGACAGCCGGCTGCGCGTGCGCGGTATCGCGGGGCTGCGCATCGTCGATGCGTCGGTGATGCCGTTCATCACGTCGGGCAACACGAATTCGCCGACGCTGATGATCGCCGAGCGCGCGAGCGACATCATCCGC